From one Rosa rugosa chromosome 4, drRosRugo1.1, whole genome shotgun sequence genomic stretch:
- the LOC133742178 gene encoding uncharacterized WD repeat-containing protein C2A9.03 isoform X1 yields the protein MAYFQNDDLEYVVNDYYGDVVEFEEDNDAFADNQPRPSLEVVGDDSDDDDDFEDDLDSSKVKSDTSALEARNGKDIQGIPWERLNFTRDKYREARLKQYKNYESLGRPRQDLEKECLQVEKGKSFYDFQYNTRLVKSTIVHFQLRNLLWATSKHDVYLMQNFSVMHWNSLHRRGSEVLNVAKPIVPTEKQPGLLARPLSRVQISTMAVKDNLLVAGGFQGELICKHMKQPGVAFCSKLTTDENAITNAVDIFQNPTGSVRVMTANNDAQVRVFDVEKFACLNRFSFEWSVNNTSVSPDGKLLAVLGDSADCLIADAQSGKAVGGLKGHLDYCFSSAWHPDGRILATGNQDTTCRLWDVRNLSESLAVLKGRMGAIRAIKFTSDGRFMAMAEPADFVHIIDTQSGYAKGQEIDLFGEIAGISFSPDSEALFVGVADRTYGSVLEFNKRHYNPYQEIVF from the exons ATGGCGTATTTCCAGAACGATGACCTCGAGTACGTCGTCAACGACTACTACGGCGACGTCGTTGAGTTTGAGGAAGACAACGACGCTTTTGCTGATAACCAGCCCCGCCCAAGCCTCGAGGTCGTAGGCGACGActccgacgacgacgacgacttTGAAGACGACCTTGATTCG AGCAAGGTGAAGAGTGATACATCGGCTTTGGAAGCTAGAAATGGAAAGGATATACAGGGAATACCATGGGAGAGGCTTAATTTCACCAGAGATAAGTACCGTGAGGCGCGATTGAAGCAGTATAAGAACTATGAGAGCCTCGGTCGTCCTCGTCAAGACCTCGAGAAG GAGTGCTTGCAAGTGGAGAAGGGGAAGAGTTTCTATGACTTTCAATACAACACAAGGCTTGTGAAGTCGACAATTGTTCATTTTCAG CTAAGGAATTTGTTATGGGCCACATCAAAGCATGATGTATACCTGATGCAGAACTTCTCAGTGATGCATTGGAACTCTTTGCACAGGAGAGGCAGCGAAGTACTCAATGTGGCCAAACCAATTGTACCTACCGAG AAACAACCTGGGTTGTTGGCACGACCACTCTCTAGAGTGCAGATAAGCACTATGGCTGTCAAGGACAATTTGTTGGTTGCTGGGGGCTTCCAAGGTGAACTAATCTGCAAG CACATGAAACAACCTGGAGTTGCTTTCTGCTCAAAACTAACAACAGATGAGAATGCCATCACTAATGCAGTGGATATTTTCCAAAACCCAAC TGGCTCAGTGAGGGTAATGACTGCAAATAATGATGCTCAAGTTAGAGTTTTTGACGTTGAAAAGTTCGCTTGCCTCAACCGCTTCTCCTTTGAGTGGTCTGTAAAT AACACCTCTGTTAGTCCCGATGGTAAGCTGCTCGCAGTACTTGGTGATAGTGCAGACTGTTTGATAGCTGATGCTCAGTCTGGAAAA GCTGTCGGGGGCCTGAAAGGGCACTTAGACTATTGCTTTTCTTCAGCTTGGCACCCGGATGGACGAATCTTGGCTACTGGGAACCAAGACACTACCTGTAGGCTATGGGACGTAAGGAACCTGTCAGAGTCCCTAGCCGTGTTGAAGGGAAGAATGGGAGCAATAAGAGCTATAAAATTCACCTCTGATGGTCGTTTTATGGCCATGGCTGAGCCAGCAGACTTTGTTCACATCATTGATACCCAGTCCGGATATGCAAAGGGACAAGAGATTGATCTGTTTGGTGAGATTGCCGGAATATCCTTCAGCCCTGACTCTGAAGCTTTGTTTGTTGGGGTTGCTGATCGCACATATGGTAGTGTATTGGAGTTCAATAAGAGGCACTATAATCCCTATCAAGAAATAGTCTTCTAG
- the LOC133742178 gene encoding uncharacterized WD repeat-containing protein C2A9.03 isoform X2 encodes MLRNLLWATSKHDVYLMQNFSVMHWNSLHRRGSEVLNVAKPIVPTEKQPGLLARPLSRVQISTMAVKDNLLVAGGFQGELICKHMKQPGVAFCSKLTTDENAITNAVDIFQNPTGSVRVMTANNDAQVRVFDVEKFACLNRFSFEWSVNNTSVSPDGKLLAVLGDSADCLIADAQSGKAVGGLKGHLDYCFSSAWHPDGRILATGNQDTTCRLWDVRNLSESLAVLKGRMGAIRAIKFTSDGRFMAMAEPADFVHIIDTQSGYAKGQEIDLFGEIAGISFSPDSEALFVGVADRTYGSVLEFNKRHYNPYQEIVF; translated from the exons ATG CTAAGGAATTTGTTATGGGCCACATCAAAGCATGATGTATACCTGATGCAGAACTTCTCAGTGATGCATTGGAACTCTTTGCACAGGAGAGGCAGCGAAGTACTCAATGTGGCCAAACCAATTGTACCTACCGAG AAACAACCTGGGTTGTTGGCACGACCACTCTCTAGAGTGCAGATAAGCACTATGGCTGTCAAGGACAATTTGTTGGTTGCTGGGGGCTTCCAAGGTGAACTAATCTGCAAG CACATGAAACAACCTGGAGTTGCTTTCTGCTCAAAACTAACAACAGATGAGAATGCCATCACTAATGCAGTGGATATTTTCCAAAACCCAAC TGGCTCAGTGAGGGTAATGACTGCAAATAATGATGCTCAAGTTAGAGTTTTTGACGTTGAAAAGTTCGCTTGCCTCAACCGCTTCTCCTTTGAGTGGTCTGTAAAT AACACCTCTGTTAGTCCCGATGGTAAGCTGCTCGCAGTACTTGGTGATAGTGCAGACTGTTTGATAGCTGATGCTCAGTCTGGAAAA GCTGTCGGGGGCCTGAAAGGGCACTTAGACTATTGCTTTTCTTCAGCTTGGCACCCGGATGGACGAATCTTGGCTACTGGGAACCAAGACACTACCTGTAGGCTATGGGACGTAAGGAACCTGTCAGAGTCCCTAGCCGTGTTGAAGGGAAGAATGGGAGCAATAAGAGCTATAAAATTCACCTCTGATGGTCGTTTTATGGCCATGGCTGAGCCAGCAGACTTTGTTCACATCATTGATACCCAGTCCGGATATGCAAAGGGACAAGAGATTGATCTGTTTGGTGAGATTGCCGGAATATCCTTCAGCCCTGACTCTGAAGCTTTGTTTGTTGGGGTTGCTGATCGCACATATGGTAGTGTATTGGAGTTCAATAAGAGGCACTATAATCCCTATCAAGAAATAGTCTTCTAG